In Drosophila teissieri strain GT53w chromosome 2R, Prin_Dtei_1.1, whole genome shotgun sequence, the following proteins share a genomic window:
- the LOC122613657 gene encoding OCIA domain-containing protein 1 isoform X1, giving the protein MDSPLNDGSGHPPQHTPHPLADYQFSAEEVKALRECNTESFFQRSLPFGTGLGLLAYFGVKNGYLQGHGKYGAVPKVVMGVILGYFVGKFSYQQKCAEKIMRLPNSHLGEMLRQRRQGGGVISTITPDENLGRALTLAPFSSGSADVYSDEAYQPGRSTALNLDTESRPTLSGLDDIYRPTLDSAGSVLEAELPLEPSKPGQSYEDLRRRNREEYSKHQQSPYSRPYEPPAPVQQRPVEQARSEPAGRKNQYGDSWTD; this is encoded by the exons ATGGACTCCCCGCTGAACGATGGCTCTGGGCATCCGCCGCAGCACACCCCGCACCCCCTG GCGGACTATCAGTTTTCCGCGGAGGAGGTGAAGGCGTTACGTGAGTGCAACACGGAGTCATTCTTCCAGCGCAGTCTGCCCTTCGGCACTGGACTGGGCCTGTTGGCCTACTTCGGCGTCAAGAACGGCTATTTGCAGGGACATGGCAAATACGGCGCCGTGCCCAAGGTCGTGATGGGCGTCATTCTGGGCTACTTTGTGGGCAAGTTCAGTTACCAGCAGAAGTGTGCCGAGAAGATCATGCGCCTTCCCAATTCCCACCTGGGCGAGATGCTGCGCCAGCGGAGGCAGGGCGGTGGTGTAATCAGCACCATTACACCTGACGAGAATCTGGGCAGGGCCCTTACTCTGGCCCCATTCTCGTCGGGCTCGGCCGACGTTTACAGCGATGAGGCGTATCAGCCTGGGAGGAGCACTGCTCTCAACCTGGACACGGAATCGCGTCCCACTTTGTCAGGTCTGGACGACATTTACCGCCCTACCCTGGACT CAGCTGGTTCGGTGTTGGAGGCGGAGCTGCCCTTGGAGCCGTCCAAGCCGGGTCAGTCATACGAGGACCTGCGACGAAGGAACCGAGAAGAGTATTCGAAGCATCAGCAGAGCCCCTACTCTCGTCCTTATGAACCACCAGCTCCCGTTCAACAGCGGCCCGTGGAACAGGCACGAAGTGAACCCGCTGGCAGGAAGAACCAATACGGCGACTCCTGGACTGATTAA
- the LOC122613657 gene encoding OCIA domain-containing protein 1 isoform X2, with translation MDSPLNDGSGHPPQHTPHPLADYQFSAEEVKALRECNTESFFQRSLPFGTGLGLLAYFGVKNGYLQGHGKYGAVPKVVMGVILGYFVGKFSYQQKCAEKIMRLPNSHLGEMLRQRRQGGGVISTITPDENLGRALTLAPFSSGSADVYSDEAYQPGRSTALNLDTESRPTLSGLDDIYRPTLDSGSVLEAELPLEPSKPGQSYEDLRRRNREEYSKHQQSPYSRPYEPPAPVQQRPVEQARSEPAGRKNQYGDSWTD, from the exons ATGGACTCCCCGCTGAACGATGGCTCTGGGCATCCGCCGCAGCACACCCCGCACCCCCTG GCGGACTATCAGTTTTCCGCGGAGGAGGTGAAGGCGTTACGTGAGTGCAACACGGAGTCATTCTTCCAGCGCAGTCTGCCCTTCGGCACTGGACTGGGCCTGTTGGCCTACTTCGGCGTCAAGAACGGCTATTTGCAGGGACATGGCAAATACGGCGCCGTGCCCAAGGTCGTGATGGGCGTCATTCTGGGCTACTTTGTGGGCAAGTTCAGTTACCAGCAGAAGTGTGCCGAGAAGATCATGCGCCTTCCCAATTCCCACCTGGGCGAGATGCTGCGCCAGCGGAGGCAGGGCGGTGGTGTAATCAGCACCATTACACCTGACGAGAATCTGGGCAGGGCCCTTACTCTGGCCCCATTCTCGTCGGGCTCGGCCGACGTTTACAGCGATGAGGCGTATCAGCCTGGGAGGAGCACTGCTCTCAACCTGGACACGGAATCGCGTCCCACTTTGTCAGGTCTGGACGACATTTACCGCCCTACCCTGGACT CTGGTTCGGTGTTGGAGGCGGAGCTGCCCTTGGAGCCGTCCAAGCCGGGTCAGTCATACGAGGACCTGCGACGAAGGAACCGAGAAGAGTATTCGAAGCATCAGCAGAGCCCCTACTCTCGTCCTTATGAACCACCAGCTCCCGTTCAACAGCGGCCCGTGGAACAGGCACGAAGTGAACCCGCTGGCAGGAAGAACCAATACGGCGACTCCTGGACTGATTAA
- the LOC122613656 gene encoding probable GDP-L-fucose synthase isoform X1 — protein MNKVLVTGGTGLVGKALEAVIKEQSPADEQWYFAGSKDADLTNLAATQALFAREKPTHVIHLAAMVGGLFHNMNNNLDFLRNNLLINDNVLQTAHEQGCVKVVSCLSTCIFPDKTSYPIDETMVHNGPPHPSNYGYSYAKRLIDVQNHAYHDKYGRLYTSVIPCNIFGPHDNYKPEVSHVIPGMINRMHQLVTEKLDVPESEKVFTVFGSGKPLRQFVYSLDLAELMIWVLRNYESVEPIILSADEAQEVTIFDVAQAIAKAFNFKGKLVCDTSKADGQYKKTASNAKLRSLLPDYAFTDFETAIKTSVKWYKENYDQARKTLCALYVQQNNNT, from the exons atgaataaAGTACTGGTCACAGGTGGAACTGGGCTGGTGGGCAAGGCTCTGGAGGCAGTGATCAAGGAGCAGTCCCCAGCGGATGAGCAGTGGTACTTTGCGGGCTCTAAAGATGCAGATTTGAC AAATCTGGCGGCCACGCAGGCACTATTCGCCCGTGAGAAGCCGACGCATGTTATCCACCTGGCTGCAATGGTCGGAGGTCTGTTCCACAACATGAACAACAACCTGGATTTCCTG CGCAACAACCTGCTCATAAACGACAATGTCCTGCAAACGGCACACGAACAGGGCTGCGTCAAGGTCGTGTCCTGCCTGTCCACCTGCATTTTTCCGGACAAAACCAGCTACCCCATTGATGAGACCATGGTGCACAACGGACCACCACACCCCTCCAACTATGGCTACTCCTACGCCAAACGACTGATAGACGTGCAAAACCACGCCTACCACGATAAATATGGCCGGCTGTACACCTCCGTGATTCCGTGCAACATTTTCGGTCCTCACGACAACTATAAGCCAGAGGTCAGCCACGTCATTCCGGGCATGATCAATAGGATGCACCAGCTGGTTACGGAGAAGCTTGACGTTCCGGAAAGCGAAAAGGTGTTCACCGTTTTTGGAAGCGGGAAGCCACTGCGGCAGTTTGTATACTCTCTAGACCTGGCAGAGCTGATGATCTGGGTGCTCCGGAACTACGAAAGCGTGGAGCCCATCATTCTCAGCGCGGACGAGGCGCAGGAGGTGACTATCTTCGATGTGGCTCAGGCCATTGcaaaagcatttaattttaag GGAAAACTGGTCTGTGATACGAGCAAGGCGGATGGACAGTATAAGAAGACTGCATCTAATGCCAAGCTTCGCTCTCTTCTGCCGGACTATGCATTTACAGACTTTGAAACGGCAATCAAAACTTCGGTTAAGTGGTACAAAGAAAACTACGATCAGGCCCGAAA AACTTTATGCGCGCTTTATGTCCAACAAAATAACAATACCTAG
- the LOC122613656 gene encoding probable GDP-L-fucose synthase isoform X2: MNKVLVTGGTGLVGKALEAVIKEQSPADEQWYFAGSKDADLTNLAATQALFAREKPTHVIHLAAMVGGLFHNMNNNLDFLRNNLLINDNVLQTAHEQGCVKVVSCLSTCIFPDKTSYPIDETMVHNGPPHPSNYGYSYAKRLIDVQNHAYHDKYGRLYTSVIPCNIFGPHDNYKPEVSHVIPGMINRMHQLVTEKLDVPESEKVFTVFGSGKPLRQFVYSLDLAELMIWVLRNYESVEPIILSADEAQEVTIFDVAQAIAKAFNFKGKLVCDTSKADGQYKKTASNAKLRSLLPDYAFTDFETAIKTSVKWYKENYDQARK; the protein is encoded by the exons atgaataaAGTACTGGTCACAGGTGGAACTGGGCTGGTGGGCAAGGCTCTGGAGGCAGTGATCAAGGAGCAGTCCCCAGCGGATGAGCAGTGGTACTTTGCGGGCTCTAAAGATGCAGATTTGAC AAATCTGGCGGCCACGCAGGCACTATTCGCCCGTGAGAAGCCGACGCATGTTATCCACCTGGCTGCAATGGTCGGAGGTCTGTTCCACAACATGAACAACAACCTGGATTTCCTG CGCAACAACCTGCTCATAAACGACAATGTCCTGCAAACGGCACACGAACAGGGCTGCGTCAAGGTCGTGTCCTGCCTGTCCACCTGCATTTTTCCGGACAAAACCAGCTACCCCATTGATGAGACCATGGTGCACAACGGACCACCACACCCCTCCAACTATGGCTACTCCTACGCCAAACGACTGATAGACGTGCAAAACCACGCCTACCACGATAAATATGGCCGGCTGTACACCTCCGTGATTCCGTGCAACATTTTCGGTCCTCACGACAACTATAAGCCAGAGGTCAGCCACGTCATTCCGGGCATGATCAATAGGATGCACCAGCTGGTTACGGAGAAGCTTGACGTTCCGGAAAGCGAAAAGGTGTTCACCGTTTTTGGAAGCGGGAAGCCACTGCGGCAGTTTGTATACTCTCTAGACCTGGCAGAGCTGATGATCTGGGTGCTCCGGAACTACGAAAGCGTGGAGCCCATCATTCTCAGCGCGGACGAGGCGCAGGAGGTGACTATCTTCGATGTGGCTCAGGCCATTGcaaaagcatttaattttaag GGAAAACTGGTCTGTGATACGAGCAAGGCGGATGGACAGTATAAGAAGACTGCATCTAATGCCAAGCTTCGCTCTCTTCTGCCGGACTATGCATTTACAGACTTTGAAACGGCAATCAAAACTTCGGTTAAGTGGTACAAAGAAAACTACGATCAGGCCCGAAAGTAA
- the LOC122613658 gene encoding mediator of RNA polymerase II transcription subunit 23, giving the protein MDMETQVIDTVNEFLKVDSIDEAFVSVIVFKPNSEHERATSFANDLVTAFGNVAQENREQVLRLYLLRAAGASGYHIKVLMAALVKLVDAHVITARMLCDKVLMCEKLDFEHKTFWIESFRLIKRVIVQVDYKGVREIMKVCRDKAQWFPLNVNVTYMPQLLAVEDILRFIFDRNNCLLPAYFIANEIMRPFPYHWKLNRLMTDFVEEFRTTAQMVSIIGHASMLPIVEHFGYADHMMNSWRLDHNTLKFNFKGSLPYEPELLEEQKPLLRYVLEQPYSREMVSQMLNLQKHQKQRYNALEEQLVNLIVQAMEMTEANDATAGSGFNSSDEQITPYEWVWLHLSSQLIYFVLFQFVSFMHIVLALHEKLSKLELRKGRDQLMWILLQFISGSIQKNPITNFLPVFRLFDLLYPELEPLKLPDINKSSMVRHMAPICVWIHLMKKARVENMNITRPLPIALKNHYDFLQHLVTANTMMNMTLGNDFRIILICNAYSTNQEYFGRPMGLLLDALNGTSKSPNGGQIPAVTFSVTVLDSLTVHSKMSLIHSFVTQMLKQAQTKGQVPAAALLETYARLLVYTEIESLGIKGFLSQLMPTVLRNQAWAMLHTLMEMFSYRLHHVPTHYRVQLLSLLHSLSSVPQTNKMQLNLCFESTALRLITSIGSAEFQPQFSRYFNDKSPGAVASNESEELNRVLILTLARSMHVHGGGDEMQGWCKDFLSNIIQHTPHSWPMHSLACFPPALNEYFTQNNQPPENKQQLKKAVEEEYRTWTSMTNENDIIAHFLRPTTNPLFLCLLFKIIWETENISPVAYKILEGISARALSTHLRQLCDYLVAEVASSSDGRDFIHKCVDTINNMIWKFNVVTIDRVVLCLALRTHEGNEAQVCFLIIQLLLLKASELRNRVQEFCKDNNPDHWKQSNWQDKHLSFHQKYPEKFALDESASQIPLPVYFSNVCLRFLPVLDVVVHRFIELTITNVHQILGFILDHLSILYKFHDRPITYLYNTLHYYERILRDRPALKKKLVGAITSAFSEIRPPNWSVSEPYKVYLQSQDSLWTPELSYYMSLIRRLADTISGKNVFYSTDWRFNEFPNAPTHALYVTCVELLGLPVAPPLVASNLIDVIVSGYAVIPQKDIHSYINAVGIVLAALPEAYWSGIYDRLQDMLNTPNMLNWTYRFNAFELFNFKTVREAMLEKTYAVVLAVAHSVFHHMGAFKLAAMTRYLKEKLKPCVRTEQQLLYLCHVFGPFLQRIELEKPNAVAGIAVLLYEILEIVDKQHGPKPLQYMDQICDFLYHIKYIHVGNIIKNESEAIIKRLRPLLQMRLRFITHLNLEDIHSEKINDNASSNAVTSQTQSPLQTQHQQPQQQPHQPQQPQPHQQQQQQQQQQQQQQQQQQQQQMQQQQINAVQTTSVPLGSGGSLQQQQQINQQQQMYMQHMQQQQHQHMQNMRHN; this is encoded by the exons atggaTATGGAAACGCAAGTCATAGACACCGTCAACGAGTTTTTG AAGGTGGACTCCATTGACGAGGCGTTCGTCAGCGTCATTGTATTCAAGCCAAACAGCGAACATGAAAGGGCCACCAGTTTTGCCAATGATTTGG TCACCGCCTTTGGGAACGTGGCGCAGGAGAACCGGGAGCAGGTGCTTCGGCTTTACCTGCTGCGTGCAGCCGGCGCCTCCGGCTATCACATTAAGGTGCTGATGGCGGCACTGGTCAAGCTGGTGGATGCACATGTAATTACCGCCAGGATGCTCTGCGACAAGGTGCTGATGTGCGAGAAACTGGACTTCGAGCACAAGACTTTCTGGATCGAAAGCTTCCGGCTGATCAAGCGCGTGATCGTCCAAGTGGACTACAAGGGTGTGCGCGAGATCATGAAGGTGTGCCGCGACAAGGCTCAGTGGTTTCCCCTGAACGTCAACGTGACCTACATGCCGCAGCTATTGGCCGTCGAAGATATACTGCGCTTCATCTTCGATCGCAACAATTGCCTGCTGCCCGCCTACTTTATTGCCAACGAGATTATGCGTCCGTTTCCTTACCACTGGAAACTCAACCGACTGATGACCGACTTTGTCGAGGAGTTTCGCACCACGGCACAAATGGTTTCGATCATCGGGCATGCCAGCATGCTTCCCATCGTAGAGCATTTCGGCTACGCCGATCATATGATGAACTCCTGGCGGCTAGACCACAACACCCTGAAGTTTAACTTTAAGGGCAGCCTGCCCTACGAGCCAGAGCTACTGGAGGAGCAGAAGCCGCTACTCCGCTACGTTTTGGAGCAGCCCTACTCGAGGGAAATggtctcccaaatgctgaacTTGCAAAAGCATCAGAAGCAGCGCTACAATGCCCTCGAAGAGCAGCTGGTTAATCTCATAGTACAGGCCATGGAGATGACGGAGGCGAATGACGCCACTGCGGGCAGTGGCTTTAACTCCTCAGATGAGCAGATCACGCCCTACGAGTGGGTGTGGCTGCATCTCTCTTCACAACTGATTTACTTTGTGCTTTTCCAATTTGTGAGCTTTATGCACATAGTGTTGGCCCTGCACGAAAAG CTTTCCAAGCTGGAGCTCCGCAAGGGCCGTGATCAACTGATGTGGATTCTGTTGCAGTTCATATCCGGAAGCATACAGAAAAATCCT ATCACCAACTTCCTGCCTGTGTTCAGGTTGTTTGACCTACTCTATCCCGAGCTAGAGCCACTTAAGCTGCCCGATATCAACAAATCCTCTATGGTTCGCCATATGGCTCCCATTTGCGTGTGGATTCACCTGATGAAAAAGGCCCGAGTGGAGAATATGAACATCACAAGGCCATTGCCCATTGCACTGAAAAACCATTACGA CTTTCTGCAGCACCTGGTCACGGCTAACACCATGATGAACATGACTTTGGGAAACGACTTCCGTATTATTCTCATCTGCAATGCATATTCGACAAATCAGGAGTACTTCGGTCGTCCCATGGGCCTGCTGCTAGATGCACTAAATGGCACTTCAAAATCTCCGAACGGAGGCCAGATACCAGCCGTAACTTTTTCTGTCACGGTTCTGGACAGCCTAACCGTGCACAGCAAAATGTCGTTAATTCACAGCTTCGTAACTCAGATGCTAAAGCAGGCCCAAACCAAGGGTCAAGTTCCAGCGGCTGCACTACTGGAAACATATGCCAGACTTCTGGTTTATACGGAAATCGAGTCACTCGGTATAAAGGGATTCCTGA GTCAATTGATGCCAACAGTATTAAGGAACCAAGCGTGGGCCATGCTGCACACTTTGATGGAGATGTTTTCGTACCGACTGCACCATGTGCCTACGCACTACCGCGTTCAATTGCTTTCTCTTCTCCATTCTCTTTCCTCCGTACCGCAGACAAACAAGATGCAGCTTAATCTGTG ttttgaGTCCACCGCTCTTCGTCTGATCACCAGCATTGGATCCGCCGAGTTTCAGCCCCAGTTTTCGCGTTACTTTAACGACAAATCGCCCGGAGCCGTGGCGTCTAATGAGAGCGAAGAGCTAAACAGAGTCCTTATCCTTACGTTAGCGCGATCCATGCACGTACATGGTGGTGGCGATGAGATGCAGGGGTGGTGCAAGGACTTCCTTTCCAACATCATTCAGCACACGCCACACTCGTGGCCCATGCATTCCCTTGCCTGCTTTCCGCCCGCCTTGAACGAGTACTTTACGCAGAACAACCAGCCTCCGGAGAacaagcagcagctgaagaagGCCGTGGAAGAGGAATATCGAACCTGGACGTCGATGACCAACGAAAATGATATAATTGCGCACTTCCTGCGTCCAACTACAAATCCGTTATTCCTCTGCCTTCtgttcaaaataatttggGAGACGGAGAACATAAGCCCTGTGGCTTACAA GATCTTAGAGGGTATTAGCGCGAGAGCCTTGTCCACTCACTTGCGCCAACTTTGTGACTATTTGGTGGCTGAGGTGGCTAGCTCATCGGATGGCCGCGACTTTATTCACAAGTGCGTCGACACGATTAACAACATGATCTGGAAGTTCAATGTTGTGACCATCGATAGGGTTGTGCTTTGCCTGGCTCTGCGAACGCACGAGGGTAACGAGGCTCAAGTCTGCTTTCTCATAatccagctgctgttgctaaaAGCCAGCGAGCTGAGAAATCGTGTTCAGGAGTTCTGCAAGGACAATAATCCTGATCACTGGAAGCAGAGCAACTG GCAGGACAAGCACTTGTCATTCCATCAAAAGTATCCAGAGAAGTTCGCCTTGGACGAGTCAGCTTCGCAGATTCCGCTGCCCGTGTACTTCAGCAATGTGTGCCTGCGATTTCTACCCGTTCTTGATGTGGTTGTGCACAGATTTATCGAACTTACAATTACAAATGTCCACCAGATATTGGGCTTCATTTTGGATCATCTGAGCATTCTCTATAAGTTTCACG ATCGCCCTATTACCTATCTGTACAACACTCTCCATTATTATGAGCGAATCTTACGTGATCGCCCTGCGCTAAAGAAGAAATTG GTGGGCGCTATTACCAGCGCCTTTAGTGAGATTCGTCCGCCCAATTGGAGTGTTAGTGAGCCGTATAAGGTGTATTTGCAGAGCCAAGACTCGCTGTGGACCCCCGAATTGAGCTACTATATGAGTTTGATCAGGAGACTTGCAGACA CGATCAGTGGAAAGAATGTATTTTACTCCACCGACTGGCGTTTTAATGAGTTTCCAAATGCCCCAACCCATGCGCTTTATGTGACCTGCGTGGAACTGCTGGGTCTGCCGGTGGCACCGCCATTGGTGGCCAGCAATCTCATTGATGTTATAGTCAGCGGATATGCGGTTATTCCGCAGAAGGATATTCATAGCTATATCAATGCTGTGGGCATTGTTCTGGCTGCATTGCCAGAGGCCTACTGGAGTGGCATATACGATCGCCTACAGGATATGCTCAACACACCTAATATGCTGAATTGGACCTACAGATTCAATGCTTTCGAGTTGTTTAACTTTAAGACAGTGCGCGAGGCGATGCTGGAGAAGACCTACGCCGTGGTGTTGGCAGTAGCTCATTCAGTGTTTCATCACATGGGCGCCTTTAAGCTGGCGGCCATGACCAGGTACCTCAAGGAGAAGCTGAAGCCGTGCGTGCGAACCGAGCAGCAATTGCTCTATCTGTGTCATGTCTTTGGACCCTTCCTGCAGCGCATAGAGTTGGAGAAACCGAACGCTGTGGCTGGCATTGCCGTGTTGCTATACGAAATTCTCGAGATCGTGGACAAGCAACATGGTCCAAAGCCCTTGCAGTACATGGACCAGATTTGCGATTTCCT CTAccacattaaatatatacatgtgGGTAATATCATTAAGAACGAATCGGAAGCCATCATTAAGCGACTACGACCCCTGCTACAAATGCGTCTTAGGTTCATCACCCACCTTAACTTGGAGGATATTCACTCCGAAAAGAT CAACGACAATGCCAGCAGTAATGCTGTAACAAGTCAAACGCAGTCCCCACTGCAAACCCAGCAtcaacagccgcagcagcaaccgcaTCAGCCGCAGCAACCGCAACcgcatcagcaacaacagcagcagcaacaacagcaacaacagcagcaacagcagcagcagcaacaacaaatgcagcagcaacaaatcaACGCAGTGCAAACAACCAGCGTTCCCCTGGGCAGCGGTGGCAgcctacagcagcagcagcaaatcaaccagcagcaacagatgtACATGCagcacatgcagcagcagcagcatcagcacaTGCAAAACATGCGACACAACTAG
- the LOC122614939 gene encoding serine protease snake has protein sequence MHALPGIQCLLLIVSVSVVAEYCDNGTGECKDLSPTDCPVIFYNQHLIGAEVKYCDEFNDIVCCPIPLDHQNLKPVEQTRPFEKQCKQYNEGRSACQSTPFIVGGTKASGKEFPFMALIGTHRPNKTDISWDCGGSVVHPKFVLTAAHCLETDESKAERLDPNFDSLKFVVRLGELDYNSTTDDALAQDFRVVNYVVHPGYDTEDEEQGFKNDIALVELDRAAEFNDHVAAVCLPPSSGNDAQQVTAAGWGFTADGVKSSHLLKVNLQRFSNEVCQKRLRFSIDTRTQFCAGSMSTQADTCNGDSGGPIFVQHPLYPCLKQVIGIVSYGLVCGSQGLPSVYTKVHLYTDWIESIVWGH, from the exons ATGCATGCGCTTCCCGGAATCCAGTGCCTGTTGCTGATTGTTTCAGTCAGCGTGGTGGCCGAATACTGCGACAATGGGACTGGCGAGTGCAAGGACCTGTCTCCCACCGACTGCCCAGTGATATTCTACAACCAGCACCTGATTGGAGCCGAAGTCAAGTACTGCGACGAGTTCAACGACATTGTCTGCTGTCCCATACCGCTGGATCACCAGAATCTGAAGCCTGTCGAACAGACGAGGCCTTTTGAGAAGC AGTGCAAGCAGTACAATGAGGGCAGATCCGCCTGCCAGTCTACGCCCTTCATTGTGGGCGGCACAAAGGCATCGGGCAAAGAGTTCCCCTTCATGGCCCTAATCGGCACTCATCGGCCCAATAAGACCGATATTAGTTGGGACTGTGGTGGCTCCGTGGTGCATCCCAAGTTCGTTCTGACAGCGGCCCATTGCCTGGAGACGGACGA GTCAAAGGCCGAACGATTGGACCCCAACTTTGATTCGCTCAAGTTTGTAGTTCGCCTGGGGGAGCTGGACTACAACAGCACCACCGATGATGCTCTGGCTCAGGACTTTCGGGTGGTCAACTATGTGGTGCACCCTGGCTATGACACTGAAGACGAGGAGCAGGGTTTTAAAAACGATATTGCCCTGGTGGAACTGGATCGAGCGGCTGAGTTCAATGACCATGTGGCGGCGGTTTGCCTTCCGCCAAGCAGCGGCAACGATGCTCAGCAGGTCACCGCCGCCGGCTGGGGATTCACCGCGGACGGGGTGAAGTCCTCCCACCTGCTGAAGGTCAACCTCCAGCGATTCAGCAACGAGGTGTGCCAGAAGCGCCTGCGCTTCAGCATCGATACACGCACCCAGTTCTGTGCCGGCTCCATGTCCACGCAAGCGGACACCTGCAACGGCGACTCCGGCGGCCCCATATTCGTGCAGCATCCGCTGTATCCGTGTCTGAAGCAGGTGATCGGGATTGTCTCGTATGGATTGGTTTGTGGCTCCCAAGGACTCCCGAGTGTCTACACCAAAGTCCACCTCTACACCGACTGGATCGAGAGCATCGTGTGGGGCCATTGA